Proteins encoded in a region of the Pseudomonas shahriarae genome:
- the fis gene encoding DNA-binding transcriptional regulator Fis codes for MTMMTETLVSGTTPVSDNVNLKQHLNTPSEEGQTLRGSVEKALHNYFAHLEGAAVTDVYNLVLSEVEAPLLESVMNYVKGNQTKASELLGLNRGTLRKKLKQYDLL; via the coding sequence ATGACGATGATGACCGAGACTTTAGTGAGTGGAACAACACCCGTGAGCGACAACGTCAATTTGAAACAGCACCTCAACACGCCGAGCGAAGAAGGCCAGACCCTTCGCGGGAGCGTCGAGAAAGCGCTGCACAATTATTTCGCCCACCTTGAGGGCGCGGCCGTCACGGATGTGTACAACCTGGTGCTCTCCGAAGTCGAGGCGCCCTTGCTCGAAAGCGTGATGAACTACGTCAAGGGCAACCAGACCAAAGCCAGTGAGCTGCTGGGCCTGAACCGTGGGACCCTGCGCAAGAAGCTCAAACAGTACGATTTGCTGTAA
- the dusB gene encoding tRNA dihydrouridine synthase DusB has protein sequence MSAVRIGPYTLPNALILAPMAGVTDQPFRQLCKRLGAGLVVSEMVTSDMSLWNTRKSRMRMIHEGDPEPRSVQIAGGDAQMLADAARANVELGAQIIDINMGCPAKKVCNKAAGSALLKDEQLVAEILHAVVGAVDVPVTLKIRTGWDRDNKNGLTVAKIAEQAGIAALAVHGRTRADLYTGEAEYDTIAAIKQAVSIPVFANGDIDSAEKARRVLHATGADGLLIGRAAQGRPWIFREIEHFLRTGEIMPAPGLIEVERILLEHLAALHIFYGDVMGARIARKHVGWYLATLPGAKEFRTGFNRLDETQAQVTAVREFFAERDKSLRAGDGEGVAA, from the coding sequence ATGTCGGCGGTACGCATCGGCCCATATACATTGCCAAACGCTTTGATTCTCGCCCCGATGGCGGGCGTCACTGACCAGCCCTTTCGTCAGCTGTGCAAACGTTTGGGGGCAGGGCTTGTAGTCTCGGAAATGGTCACCAGCGACATGAGCTTGTGGAACACCCGCAAATCGCGGATGCGCATGATCCACGAAGGTGATCCCGAGCCCCGCTCGGTGCAGATCGCCGGCGGTGATGCGCAAATGCTGGCGGATGCGGCCCGAGCCAACGTAGAGCTGGGTGCACAGATTATTGATATCAACATGGGTTGCCCGGCAAAAAAGGTCTGCAACAAGGCCGCCGGCTCCGCCCTGTTGAAGGATGAGCAGTTGGTGGCCGAGATCCTGCACGCCGTGGTGGGTGCAGTGGATGTGCCGGTCACCCTGAAGATTCGCACCGGCTGGGACCGGGACAACAAGAACGGCCTGACGGTGGCGAAGATCGCCGAACAGGCAGGCATTGCAGCATTGGCGGTGCATGGCCGCACCCGCGCTGACCTTTATACCGGCGAGGCCGAATACGACACCATTGCCGCGATCAAGCAGGCAGTGTCGATTCCGGTCTTTGCCAACGGCGACATCGACTCGGCCGAGAAAGCCCGGCGCGTATTGCACGCAACCGGTGCCGATGGCCTGTTGATCGGCCGGGCCGCCCAGGGGCGGCCATGGATTTTTCGTGAGATCGAGCATTTCCTGCGTACCGGCGAAATCATGCCGGCACCGGGGCTGATCGAGGTGGAACGTATTCTGCTAGAGCATCTGGCCGCCCTGCACATCTTCTATGGGGACGTGATGGGCGCGCGCATTGCTCGCAAGCATGTGGGTTGGTACCTCGCAACCCTGCCCGGCGCCAAAGAGTTTCGCACCGGGTTCAATCGTTTGGATGAAACGCAAGCACAGGTCACCGCCGTTCGTGAGTTCTTTGCCGAACGAGACAAGAGCCTGAGAGCAGGGGACGGAGAAGGGGTGGCCGCATGA
- a CDS encoding DUF3426 domain-containing protein, whose product MTDSFVTQCPHCQTRFRASHAQLSVARGVVRCGSCLQVFNAARQLLEQRAHAPEAPAAEAPPRAISQKQWTAEELDLDHLNLDEELAKLERREIQHTQPQGSDRRQAGADRRQKDESMIASRDTVKAEEEQWAASLFSDPPDERAATIAHTEETVEPAPAPTGKPQRTEPSMSFDIHEVDDEPVLRADDALDPPEPTLSSEPDEPEPEPRRKRTRATGNVHDEMLQDLEDDPLHLYAGKRPAGWGRRLLWLTLVLLAAAALAGQYIAYQFDELARQDKYRPWFQELCPKLGCTVPSRVDIAHIKSSNLVVRSHPEFAGALVVDAIIYNRATFSQPFPLLELRFADLNGRMIASRRFKPAEYLSGELAGQTEMPSQTPIHIALDILDPGNKAVNYSLSFHSPE is encoded by the coding sequence ATGACCGACAGTTTCGTCACCCAGTGCCCGCATTGCCAAACCCGCTTCCGCGCCAGCCATGCTCAATTGAGCGTGGCCCGTGGTGTGGTTCGTTGCGGCTCGTGCCTGCAAGTGTTCAATGCCGCCCGGCAACTGCTGGAGCAACGCGCCCACGCGCCTGAAGCGCCGGCTGCCGAAGCCCCGCCACGCGCCATCAGCCAGAAGCAATGGACCGCCGAAGAGCTGGACCTGGACCACCTGAACCTCGACGAAGAATTGGCCAAGCTTGAGCGCCGGGAGATCCAACACACCCAGCCCCAGGGCAGCGACCGCCGCCAGGCCGGCGCGGACCGTCGGCAAAAAGACGAGTCGATGATCGCCAGCCGCGATACGGTCAAGGCTGAAGAAGAACAGTGGGCCGCCAGCCTGTTCAGCGACCCGCCGGACGAACGGGCTGCGACAATCGCCCACACCGAGGAAACCGTCGAACCAGCCCCGGCCCCCACGGGCAAGCCCCAGCGTACCGAGCCCTCGATGTCCTTCGACATTCACGAGGTGGACGATGAGCCCGTGCTGCGTGCCGACGACGCTCTCGACCCGCCCGAGCCAACGCTCAGCAGCGAGCCGGACGAGCCCGAGCCTGAACCACGCCGCAAGCGCACACGCGCCACGGGCAACGTCCATGACGAGATGCTGCAGGACCTGGAAGACGACCCGCTGCACCTCTACGCCGGCAAGCGCCCCGCCGGCTGGGGCCGCCGCCTGCTCTGGCTGACCCTGGTGCTGCTGGCCGCCGCCGCCCTCGCCGGCCAGTACATTGCCTACCAGTTCGACGAACTGGCCCGCCAGGACAAGTACCGCCCATGGTTCCAGGAACTGTGCCCGAAACTGGGCTGTACCGTGCCGTCGCGGGTGGATATTGCCCATATCAAGAGCAGCAACCTGGTGGTGCGCAGCCATCCGGAGTTTGCCGGCGCGCTGGTGGTGGATGCCATCATCTATAACCGTGCGACGTTCTCCCAGCCGTTCCCGCTGCTGGAGCTGCGCTTTGCCGACCTAAATGGCCGGATGATCGCCAGCCGGCGCTTCAAACCCGCCGAATACCTCAGCGGCGAGTTGGCCGGCCAGACCGAGATGCCGTCCCAGACCCCGATCCATATCGCCCTGGACATTCTCGACCCAGGCAACAAGGCCGTGAACTACAGTTTGAGTTTCCACTCCCCCGAGTGA
- the prmA gene encoding 50S ribosomal protein L11 methyltransferase, producing the protein MPWLQVRLAISPEQAETYEDAFLEVGAVSVTFMDAEDQPIFEPELNTTPLWSHTHLLALFEDGTDASSVFAHMELLTGGPLPEHHSEVIEDQDWERSWMDNFQPMRFGQRLWIVPSWHAAPEPEAVNLLLDPGLAFGTGTHPTTALCLEWLDGQDLQGCNVLDFGCGSGILAIAALLLGAKEAVGTDIDVQALEASRDNAGRNNIPEGKFPLYLPEQLPQVQADVLVANILAGPLVSLAPQLSSLVRPGGRLALSGILAEQGEEVAAAYAQDFDLDPIANRDGWVRISGRRR; encoded by the coding sequence ATGCCTTGGCTGCAAGTCCGTCTCGCCATCAGCCCAGAACAAGCCGAAACCTATGAAGACGCGTTCCTCGAAGTCGGCGCCGTGTCGGTGACCTTCATGGACGCCGAAGACCAGCCGATTTTCGAGCCTGAGCTGAACACCACGCCGCTGTGGTCCCACACCCACTTGCTGGCCCTGTTCGAAGACGGCACCGACGCCAGCAGCGTGTTTGCCCATATGGAACTGCTGACCGGCGGCCCGCTGCCCGAGCACCATAGCGAAGTGATCGAAGACCAGGACTGGGAGCGCAGCTGGATGGATAACTTCCAGCCCATGCGTTTCGGCCAGCGCCTGTGGATCGTACCAAGCTGGCACGCGGCCCCGGAGCCTGAGGCGGTCAACCTGCTGCTGGACCCGGGCCTGGCGTTCGGCACCGGCACCCATCCGACCACCGCCCTGTGCCTGGAATGGCTCGACGGCCAGGACCTGCAAGGCTGCAACGTGCTGGACTTCGGTTGCGGCTCGGGCATCCTGGCCATCGCCGCGCTGTTGCTGGGCGCCAAGGAAGCCGTCGGTACCGATATTGACGTGCAGGCCCTGGAGGCCTCCCGCGATAACGCCGGGCGCAACAACATTCCTGAAGGCAAATTCCCACTGTACCTGCCGGAGCAATTGCCCCAGGTGCAGGCCGATGTATTGGTCGCCAATATCCTCGCCGGGCCGCTGGTTTCGCTGGCTCCGCAACTGTCGAGCCTGGTCAGGCCCGGTGGGCGCCTGGCGCTGTCGGGGATCCTCGCCGAGCAGGGCGAAGAAGTCGCCGCCGCCTACGCCCAGGACTTCGACCTGGACCCCATCGCCAACCGCGATGGCTGGGTACGCATCAGCGGTCGTCGGCGCTAG
- the accC gene encoding acetyl-CoA carboxylase biotin carboxylase subunit produces the protein MLKPAKKLQKVLIANRGEIALRILRACKEEGIKTVAVYSTADTELMHVKLADESICIGPPLATNSYLKVSNIIAAAEVTGADGIHPGYGFLAENADFAEQVEKSGFAFIGPKAETIRLMGDKVSAKDAMIAAGVPTVPGSDGPLPEDEETALRIGREVGYPVIIKAAGGGGGRGMRVVHKEEDLIEAAKQTRSEAGAWFGNPMVYLEKYLTNPRHVEVQVLSDGQGHAIHLGDRDCSLQRRHQKVLEEAPAPGLDEKARQEVLARCVKACIDINYRGAGTFEFLYENGRFYFIEMNTRVQVEHPVSEMVTGIDIVKEMLSIAAGNVLSFTQDDVKMHGHSLECRINAEDPKTFIPSPGLVKHFHAPGGNGVRVDSHLYSGYKVPSNYDSLIGKLITWGATRDEAMARMRNALDEIVVDGIKTNIPLHRDLVRDEGFCEGGVNIHYLEHKLANQ, from the coding sequence ATGTTGAAACCTGCGAAGAAACTGCAAAAAGTCCTGATCGCCAACCGCGGCGAGATCGCGCTGCGGATCCTGCGCGCCTGTAAGGAAGAGGGCATCAAGACCGTCGCTGTTTACTCGACGGCCGATACCGAATTGATGCACGTGAAACTGGCGGACGAAAGCATCTGCATTGGCCCGCCACTGGCCACGAACTCGTACCTGAAGGTCTCGAACATCATCGCCGCGGCTGAAGTGACCGGCGCTGACGGCATCCACCCTGGCTACGGCTTCCTCGCGGAAAACGCCGATTTCGCCGAACAGGTGGAAAAATCCGGCTTCGCCTTCATCGGCCCGAAAGCCGAGACCATTCGCCTGATGGGCGACAAGGTGTCGGCCAAGGACGCGATGATCGCAGCCGGCGTGCCAACCGTTCCAGGCTCCGACGGCCCACTGCCGGAAGACGAGGAAACCGCCCTGCGCATTGGTCGCGAAGTCGGTTACCCGGTGATCATCAAGGCCGCCGGCGGCGGTGGTGGTCGCGGCATGCGCGTGGTGCACAAGGAAGAAGACCTGATCGAAGCGGCCAAGCAGACTCGCTCCGAAGCGGGTGCCTGGTTCGGCAACCCGATGGTCTACCTGGAAAAGTACCTGACCAACCCACGTCACGTGGAAGTCCAGGTACTGTCCGACGGCCAGGGCCACGCCATCCACCTGGGCGACCGCGATTGCTCGCTGCAACGCCGTCACCAGAAAGTCCTGGAAGAAGCTCCGGCACCGGGCCTGGATGAAAAAGCACGTCAGGAAGTCCTGGCACGCTGCGTCAAGGCTTGCATCGATATCAACTACCGTGGCGCCGGGACTTTCGAGTTCCTCTACGAGAACGGCCGCTTCTACTTCATCGAGATGAACACTCGTGTGCAGGTAGAGCACCCGGTTTCGGAGATGGTCACCGGTATCGACATCGTCAAGGAGATGCTGAGCATCGCCGCTGGCAACGTGCTGTCCTTTACCCAGGACGACGTGAAGATGCACGGTCACTCCCTGGAGTGCCGGATCAACGCCGAAGACCCGAAAACCTTTATCCCGAGTCCAGGCCTGGTCAAGCATTTCCATGCACCAGGCGGCAACGGCGTTCGCGTCGATTCGCACCTGTACAGCGGCTACAAGGTTCCGTCCAACTACGACTCGCTGATCGGCAAGCTGATCACCTGGGGCGCCACTCGCGACGAGGCCATGGCCCGTATGCGCAATGCCCTGGACGAAATCGTGGTCGACGGCATCAAGACCAACATCCCCCTGCATCGGGATCTGGTTCGTGATGAAGGCTTCTGCGAAGGTGGTGTGAACATTCACTACCTGGAACACAAGCTGGCCAACCAGTAA
- the accB gene encoding acetyl-CoA carboxylase biotin carboxyl carrier protein, with amino-acid sequence MDIRKVKKLIELLEESGIDELEIKEGEESVRISRHSKTPAQQFYAPQMQAPTPAAAAPAAAPAASAAPAAPAAPALNGFVVKSPMVGTFYRTPAPTSPAFVEVGKTVKVGDTICIVEAMKMMNHITAEKAGVIESILVENGQPVEYDQPLFTIV; translated from the coding sequence ATGGATATCCGTAAAGTTAAGAAACTGATCGAACTGCTGGAAGAATCCGGTATCGACGAGCTGGAAATCAAGGAAGGCGAAGAATCCGTACGGATCAGCCGTCACAGCAAGACCCCGGCCCAACAGTTCTACGCACCCCAGATGCAAGCGCCGACGCCTGCCGCTGCTGCTCCAGCCGCCGCACCTGCTGCTAGCGCTGCACCTGCCGCACCTGCTGCCCCTGCGCTGAACGGTTTCGTGGTCAAGTCGCCAATGGTCGGTACTTTCTACCGCACCCCGGCACCGACCTCGCCAGCCTTCGTTGAAGTGGGCAAGACCGTGAAAGTGGGCGACACCATCTGCATCGTGGAAGCGATGAAGATGATGAACCACATCACGGCCGAAAAAGCCGGCGTCATCGAATCCATCCTGGTAGAAAACGGTCAGCCGGTTGAGTACGACCAGCCGCTGTTCACCATCGTTTGA
- the aroQ gene encoding type II 3-dehydroquinate dehydratase has translation MATLLVLHGPNLNLLGTREPGVYGAVTLEQINLDLERRAREAGHHLLYLQSNAEYELIDRIHAARSEGVDFILINPAAFTHTSVALRDALLAVSIPFIEVHLSNVHKREAFRHHSYFSDVAVGVICGLGASGYRLALEAALEHIEEQAKRP, from the coding sequence ATGGCGACCTTACTGGTTCTGCACGGACCCAACCTGAACCTGCTCGGCACCCGCGAACCGGGTGTGTACGGTGCAGTCACCCTCGAACAGATCAACCTCGATCTGGAGCGACGGGCCCGTGAAGCCGGCCACCATCTGCTCTACCTGCAAAGCAATGCCGAGTATGAATTGATTGATCGCATTCACGCCGCGCGCAGCGAAGGCGTGGACTTTATCCTGATCAATCCCGCCGCTTTTACGCACACAAGTGTTGCTTTACGTGACGCGCTGCTGGCGGTGAGCATCCCATTCATCGAAGTGCATTTATCGAACGTGCATAAACGCGAAGCTTTCCGCCATCACTCTTACTTCTCCGACGTAGCGGTAGGAGTGATCTGCGGCCTTGGCGCCAGCGGTTACCGACTGGCCCTGGAGGCCGCCCTGGAACACATTGAAGAACAGGCTAAACGCCCCTGA
- a CDS encoding response regulator codes for MTEPEDPSRERLKHHFAQRVIHQARQILEIWQRLQRSEWSNAELNELSEANLRLLRFAERFEQPEHGQLARHIIESLKAVDENRGRLSSHLITDLNRLMQRLSRTGLRQGDQLDQTFLPPMRKPIYVMLADHDRAERLAKQLEFFGLSAQSLDSVAAFRSSMAERLPAAIVMDVDFCGAGLGLKLAAEAQEGLEQKLPLLFFSLHETDTPTRLAAVRAGGQEFLTGTLEASSLLEKIEVLTCVAQYEPYKVLIIDDSRAQAMHTERLLNSAGIVTRTLIEPIQAMAELADFQPDLIILDMYMPACTGTELAKVIRHNDRYVSVPIIYLSAEDDLDKQLDAMSEGGDDFLTKPIKPRHLITTVRNRAARARHLKARMVRDSLTGLYNHTHILQLLEDCSFRSRRENKPLSFAMLDIDHFKRVNDSHGHPMGDRVIKSLALFLKQRLRKTDYIGRYGGEEFAIVMPDTDLDAACKVLDEIRGRFAEIHYPAQPQDLWCTFSAGVVELCDGSDSLMMAAQADEALYRAKDAGRNRVHAAGTSRQSATFSSDSTQSVITL; via the coding sequence ATGACCGAGCCAGAAGACCCCAGTCGTGAGCGTCTCAAGCACCACTTTGCCCAGCGGGTAATTCATCAGGCGCGTCAAATTCTTGAGATCTGGCAGCGTTTACAGCGCAGCGAATGGTCGAACGCCGAATTGAATGAACTCAGCGAGGCCAATCTGCGCCTGCTGCGTTTTGCCGAACGCTTCGAACAACCCGAGCATGGCCAACTGGCCCGGCACATCATCGAGTCGCTTAAAGCCGTGGACGAAAACCGCGGCCGCCTGAGCAGTCACCTGATCACCGACCTCAACCGTTTGATGCAGCGCCTGTCGCGGACCGGTCTGCGTCAGGGCGACCAGCTGGACCAGACCTTCCTGCCGCCGATGCGCAAGCCGATCTACGTGATGCTCGCCGATCACGACCGCGCCGAGCGCCTGGCCAAGCAGCTGGAATTCTTTGGCTTGAGTGCGCAGTCCCTGGACAGCGTGGCCGCCTTCCGTTCGTCCATGGCCGAACGCCTGCCGGCGGCGATTGTGATGGACGTGGACTTCTGTGGCGCCGGCCTGGGCCTGAAATTGGCCGCCGAAGCCCAGGAAGGCCTGGAGCAGAAACTGCCGCTGCTGTTCTTCAGCCTGCACGAAACCGACACCCCCACCCGCCTGGCCGCCGTGCGCGCCGGTGGCCAGGAGTTCCTTACCGGGACCCTGGAGGCGTCGAGCCTGCTGGAAAAAATCGAGGTGCTGACCTGCGTCGCCCAGTACGAACCCTATAAAGTGTTGATCATCGACGACTCCCGCGCCCAGGCGATGCACACCGAGCGCCTGCTCAACAGCGCCGGGATCGTCACCCGCACCCTGATCGAGCCGATCCAGGCCATGGCCGAGCTGGCGGACTTCCAGCCCGACCTGATCATCCTCGACATGTATATGCCAGCCTGTACCGGCACCGAGTTGGCCAAGGTGATCCGCCACAATGACCGCTATGTCAGCGTGCCGATCATTTATCTGTCGGCCGAAGATGACCTGGATAAACAGCTGGACGCCATGAGCGAAGGCGGCGACGACTTTCTCACCAAGCCGATCAAGCCGCGCCACCTGATCACCACCGTGCGCAACCGCGCCGCCCGCGCCCGCCACCTCAAGGCGCGGATGGTGCGCGACAGCCTGACCGGCCTGTACAACCACACCCATATCCTGCAACTGCTGGAAGACTGCAGCTTCCGCTCGCGCCGCGAGAACAAGCCGTTGAGCTTTGCCATGCTCGACATTGACCACTTCAAGCGGGTCAACGACAGCCACGGCCACCCCATGGGCGACCGCGTGATCAAGAGCCTGGCGCTGTTTCTCAAGCAGCGCCTGCGCAAGACCGACTACATCGGCCGTTACGGCGGCGAAGAATTCGCCATCGTGATGCCCGACACCGACCTGGACGCCGCTTGCAAAGTGCTCGATGAAATCCGGGGGCGCTTTGCCGAAATCCACTACCCGGCCCAGCCCCAGGACTTGTGGTGCACCTTCAGCGCCGGAGTGGTCGAGCTGTGCGACGGCTCCGACAGCCTGATGATGGCCGCCCAGGCCGACGAAGCGCTGTACCGCGCCAAGGACGCCGGGCGCAATCGCGTGCACGCTGCAGGCACATCAAGGCAAAGTGCCACCTTTTCATCGGACTCCACTCAGTCCGTCATAACGCTGTAA
- a CDS encoding DUF2333 family protein, whose translation MLDWKNRAGSAPGPSPAPKSASRSYFRNLLMSRALMTLVVIYLLVTGGLGWYWSQEPALFPVQQNAQIAAEKDGKQMVLGFTTVETVKTVVGTLLNKPGGYISNDRFPPGLWMDNMPSWEYGVLVQVRDLTRALRKDFARSQSQSAEDADLAKAEPRFNFDNKSWVLPSSESEYQEGINSLNRYQARLSDPNQKGALFYARADNLNNWLGDVATRLGSLSQRLSASVGRVKLNTALKTETLAPGEVPQLDEEVVETPWMQIDNVFYEARGQAWALSHLLRAIEVDFADVLAKKNATVSVRQIIRELEASQETLWSPMILNGSGYGVLANHSLVMANYISRANAAVIDLRQLLNQG comes from the coding sequence ATGCTGGACTGGAAAAACCGTGCAGGCAGCGCCCCAGGCCCAAGCCCTGCGCCCAAGTCGGCCTCCCGCAGCTATTTTCGTAATCTGTTGATGAGCCGTGCCCTGATGACCCTGGTGGTGATTTACCTGTTGGTCACCGGTGGCCTGGGCTGGTATTGGAGCCAGGAGCCGGCGTTGTTCCCGGTCCAGCAAAATGCGCAAATTGCCGCCGAAAAAGACGGCAAACAAATGGTGCTCGGCTTTACCACTGTCGAAACCGTCAAGACCGTGGTGGGTACCCTGCTGAACAAGCCTGGCGGTTATATTTCCAATGACCGCTTCCCGCCTGGGTTGTGGATGGACAATATGCCCAGCTGGGAATATGGCGTGCTGGTGCAGGTGCGTGACCTGACCCGTGCCCTGCGCAAGGACTTCGCCCGCTCGCAATCGCAATCGGCCGAAGACGCCGACCTGGCCAAGGCCGAGCCGCGCTTTAACTTCGACAACAAGAGCTGGGTGCTGCCCTCCAGCGAATCGGAGTACCAGGAAGGCATCAACTCCCTGAACCGCTATCAGGCGCGTCTCTCCGACCCCAACCAGAAAGGCGCGTTGTTCTACGCGCGTGCCGACAACCTGAACAACTGGCTGGGCGATGTTGCTACCCGCCTCGGTTCGTTGTCGCAGCGCCTGTCGGCCAGTGTCGGCCGGGTCAAGCTCAATACCGCGCTGAAAACCGAAACGCTGGCGCCGGGCGAAGTGCCGCAGCTCGATGAAGAAGTGGTGGAAACCCCATGGATGCAGATCGACAACGTGTTCTACGAGGCCCGCGGCCAGGCCTGGGCCCTGTCCCACCTGTTGCGCGCCATCGAAGTCGACTTTGCCGACGTGCTGGCCAAGAAAAACGCCACCGTCAGCGTGCGCCAGATCATTCGTGAGCTGGAGGCGTCCCAGGAAACCCTGTGGAGCCCGATGATCCTCAATGGCAGCGGCTATGGCGTATTGGCCAACCACTCGCTGGTGATGGCCAACTACATCTCCCGCGCCAACGCGGCGGTGATCGACTTGCGTCAACTGCTGAACCAGGGTTGA
- a CDS encoding NUDIX hydrolase: MVDSAKEVAHRAASDAEHIAWVDEQDNLLGALVRADLRERGLIGRGTYIMLFNSKGELCVHRRTLSKAIYPGYWDVAAGGMVGAGETYEQSAARELAEELGVSGVELTAHDHFFFEDTGNRLWCSAFSAVWDGPLQLQPEEVLEARFMSIEAVLADIEQKSYCPDSLAALKRYLAARR; the protein is encoded by the coding sequence ATGGTCGATAGCGCCAAGGAGGTCGCGCACCGCGCGGCCTCGGATGCCGAACACATCGCCTGGGTCGACGAGCAGGACAACCTGCTCGGCGCCCTGGTGCGTGCTGACCTGCGCGAGCGCGGGCTGATCGGGCGCGGCACCTACATCATGCTGTTTAACTCAAAGGGTGAACTGTGCGTGCACCGGCGCACCCTGAGCAAAGCCATCTATCCCGGTTATTGGGACGTGGCGGCGGGCGGCATGGTCGGGGCTGGCGAGACCTACGAGCAGTCGGCCGCCCGTGAGCTGGCAGAAGAATTGGGCGTCAGCGGTGTAGAACTGACCGCCCACGACCACTTCTTTTTCGAGGATACGGGTAACCGGCTCTGGTGCTCGGCGTTTTCTGCGGTCTGGGATGGGCCGCTGCAGCTGCAGCCCGAAGAGGTGCTGGAAGCGCGTTTTATGTCCATTGAGGCAGTCCTGGCCGATATCGAGCAAAAGTCCTATTGCCCCGACTCCCTGGCCGCCTTAAAACGCTATCTGGCGGCGCGTCGCTAA
- a CDS encoding translation initiation factor Sui1, translated as MAKKAASFAALGGLVFSTDAGRHCPDCRQPVDACTCKQTLIPEGDGIARVRRESKGRGGKTVTTITGVPLAAEPLKELATVLKKRCGTGGALKDGIIEIQGDHVELLLAELIKLGYKAKKSGG; from the coding sequence GTGGCCAAAAAAGCCGCATCCTTCGCCGCCCTTGGTGGCCTGGTGTTTTCCACCGACGCAGGTCGGCATTGCCCGGACTGTCGCCAGCCCGTGGACGCCTGTACCTGCAAACAGACCCTGATTCCCGAAGGTGACGGTATTGCCCGCGTACGCCGCGAGAGCAAGGGCCGTGGCGGCAAGACGGTGACCACCATCACCGGCGTGCCTCTGGCGGCCGAGCCACTCAAGGAGTTGGCCACCGTGCTGAAAAAGCGCTGTGGCACCGGTGGCGCCCTGAAAGACGGGATCATCGAAATCCAGGGCGATCACGTCGAGTTGCTGTTGGCCGAGTTGATCAAGCTCGGTTACAAGGCGAAGAAATCCGGCGGCTAG